In a single window of the Antennarius striatus isolate MH-2024 chromosome 3, ASM4005453v1, whole genome shotgun sequence genome:
- the pcna gene encoding proliferating cell nuclear antigen, translating to MFEARLVQGSILKKVLEALKDLITEACWDVSSTGISLQSMDSSHVSLVQLTLRNDGFDSYRCDRNLAMGVNLSSMSKILKCAGNEDIITLRAEDNADTLALVFETINQEKVSDYEMKLMDLDVEQLGIPEQEYSCVVKMPSGEFARICRDLSQIGDAVMISCAKDGVKFSASGELGTGNVKLSQTSNVDKEDEAVTIEMNEPVQLIFALNYLNFFTKATPLSKTVTLSMSADIPLVVEYKIADMGHVKYYLAPKIDEDAS from the exons ATGTTTGAGGCTCGTCTGGTGCAGGGCTCCATCCTGAAGAAGGTGCTGGAGGCTCTGAAGGACCTGATCACGGAGGCCTGCTGGGACGTCAGCTCCACCGGGATCTCCCTGCAGAGCATGGACTCCTCTCACGTCTCCCTGGTGCAGCTCACACTGAGGAACGACGGCTTCGACTCCTACCGCTGCGACAGGAACCTGGCCATGGGGGTCAACCTCAGCAG TATGTCAAAAATCCTAAAGTGTGCAGGAAATGAAGATATCATCACCCTCCGAGCAGAAGACAATGCAGACACACTTGCCCTCGTTTTTGAGACCATCA ATCAGGAAAAGGTGTCAGACTATGAGATGAAGTTGATGGACCTTGATGTGGAGCAGCTGGGGATTCCA GAGCAGGAATACAGCTGCGTGGTGAAAATGCCCTCTGGGGAGTTTGCCCGTATCTGCCGTGACCTTTCCCAGATCGGTGACGCAGTTATGATCTCCTGTGCCAAGGATGGAGTCAAATTCTCTGCCTCAGGAGAGCTGGGCACAGGAAATGTGAAGCTGTCCCAAACCAGCAACGTAGACAAAGAGGACGAGGCG GTTACTATTGAGATGAATGAACCCGTCCAGCTGATCTTTGCCCTCAACTACCTGAACTTCTTCACAAAGGCCACCCCACTGTCCAAAACAGTCACCCTCAGCATGTCGGCTGATATCCCCCTCG TGGTTGAGTACAAAATTGCTGACATGGGACATGTCAAATATTATCTGGCACCAAAGATTGATGAAGATGCTTCATAG